In Agelaius phoeniceus isolate bAgePho1 chromosome 14, bAgePho1.hap1, whole genome shotgun sequence, a single genomic region encodes these proteins:
- the LOC129125896 gene encoding G-protein coupled receptor 83-like, with product MRQHTWFPLQYMPKPFWRAENHNTTSFFSALYGFPNQSFFHSDLNLEDLGDFDSGAKYEGESQSRTVQALLIIAYSVIICISLFGNILVCHVVIKNKRMHSATNLFIVNLAVADVMITTLNTPFTLVRFVSSTWVFGKLMCHISRFVQYCSVHVSVLTLAAIALDRHQVIMHPLKPRMSMVKGGICIIIIWVMASCFSLPHAIYQTLTKFYIGNRTIRMVCLPSFPPPADLFWKYLDLTTFVLLYVLPLLVISITYTMVAKKLWLRNAIGDLTMEQYYAHQRKKKMTLKMLMVVVVVFAVCWFPLNCYVVLISCRAIHSSNALYFAFHWFAMSSTCYNPFIYCWLNESFRAELRCLLCVCRRRSTAQGHALQPISPLFRRAKPDNCPCKRSSTCQKAQAPSQRNSARTDISSVQPIVAES from the exons atGAGACAGCACACCTGGTTCCCCTTGCAGTACATGCCCAAGCCCTTCTGGAGAGCAGAGAACCACAACACCACCAGCTTCTTCTCTGCACTGTACGGCTTCCCTAACCAGTCCTTCTTCCACAGTGACTTGAACCTGGAGGACCTGGGGGACTTTGATAGCGGAGCCAAGTACGAGGGCGAGTCCCAGAGCCGGACAGTGCAGGCGCTGCTGATCATTGCCTACTCTGTGATCATCTGCATCTCTCTCTTTGGCAACATCCTGGTGTGCCACGTGGTCATCAAGAACAAGAGGATGCACTCTGCCACCAACCTCTTCATCGTAAACCTGGCTGTGGCTGATGTGATGATCACCACCCTGAACACCCCCTTCACACTG GTGAGGTTTGTGAGCAGCACCTGGGTTTTTGGAAAGCTGATGTGTCACATCAGCCGCTTTGTTCAGTACTGCTCTGTCCACGTGTCTGTGCTCACCCTCGCTGCCATCGCACTGGACCGGCACCAG GTGATCATGCACCCTCTCAAGCCACGCATGTCCATGGTGAAAGGAGGGAtttgcatcatcatcatctggGTTATGGCCAGCTGCTTCTCACTGCCCCACGCCATTTATCAGACTCTGACAAAGTTTTATATTGG AAACAGAACCATCCGAATGGTCTGCCTCCCCagcttccctcctcctgctgatCTTTTCTGGAAGTACTTGGACCTGACTACGTTTGTTCTCTTGTACGTTCTGCCCTTGCTTGTGATCTCCATCACATACACCATGGTGGCCAAGAAGCTCTGGCTGAGGAACGCCATCGGGGACCTCACCATGGAGCAATACTATGCCCAccagaggaagaagaagatgaCGCTGAAGATGCTGATGGTCGTGGTGGTTGTGTTTGCCGTGTGCTGGTTCCCCCTGAACTGCTACGTGGTGCTGATCTCCTGCAGGGCCATCCACAGCAGCAACGCTCTGTACTTTGCTTTCCACTGGTTCGCCATGAGCAGCACCTGCTACAACCCCTTCATCTACTGCTGGCTGAACGAGAGCTTCCGCGCGGAGCTGCGCTGCCTGCTGTGCGTGTGCCGCCGCAGGAGCACGGCTCAGGGCCACGCTCTGCAGCCCATCTCCCCCCTGTTCCGCCGGGCCAAGCCTGACAACTGCCCCTGCAAAAGGAGCAGCACGTGCCAGAAGGCACAGGCCCCCTCCCAGAGGAACTCTGCAAGGACGGACATTTCCAGCGTGCAGCCGATCGTGGCAGAAAGCTGa